TTTGAACACAGAAGCCTTTCCTTACACAGAACATCTCATGGAATTCGTAGTTTGTGGAAGATACTTTGGGAAGCGCTGAActaaagaaaagacttttttttttcttttacatcatTTACATACCAACCGTATTTTCTGAGTTGCATCTTCACATCAGTCTCTGAAGGAGAATTGAAAAACATATTTGCCGTATCGGAAATACATTTACAAAGCATCCGTTTGGGTAGGTTAATTTGACTAATGTTTTACCATACTCCTTTTAGTCTTTAGATCATTCTGTGAATTCTCAGGGTCAGTGTCTTCTAGTCAAAGGCCTTTAGGAACACCCCTGTAGCTGGACACCATTGAGTTTATTGACTTGTTGTATCAAGGAGAATGCACACCATGGGAAATCAGAATATCTCAGGAAGAGGGTGTTGGAAAAGAATTATTGCAGGAATTGTGCTTGTGTTAGGTAATTTGGGGCTTAGATTTAAAAATGGAGGACTTTGCAGAAACAAAAATGGTTATTAGTTCTTATAAAAAACTGTAACATAGGGACCCAGACTACCATACCCAGACAATGAAATTATGTCCCCCCAAGCCACTTGTTTTTTCCCCTAGATATCTAGAAGTCTGCCCCTACCTCTGCAGTTATGGGCTGTCCTGTAGTATTTACATAGGTAAGGCAAGAAGTGTTCAGTATAAATTTCTCTTtgactagaaaagaagaaattaagaaccttGTGATTATCCATGACAACTATGCCtagtaaatttacatttaaagcaatGCTTGGTCAAAGATAAACAAACCTGCACACTTCTAAGAGTGGTAAGACAGATTTTATTCAATCATATACTATTGCAATTTTTTCAATAATATACTAGTCCAACATGAACTGAACTCAGAAGTAACTAgatgttttatcttatttattttttaaaaaaatacttacttattcatttatttggctgtaccgagtcttagttgcaacacacagGATCCTTGTTGGATCCTATGGGATCTCTCACTGCTGCACTTAGACTCTCCAGTCATGGCGTACATGCTCAGCAGTTGCAGGGCGcaagctcagttgctccatggcgtgtaggatcttccctgaccagggatcaaacccacattccctgcactgcaaggaagaTTCTtacccattggaccaccaaggaagtccctgctgctgctaagtcgcttcagtcgtgtccgactctgtgcgaccccatagacggcagcccaccaggctcccccgtccctgggattctccaggcaagaacactggagtgggttgccatttccttctccaatgcatgaaagtgaaaagtgaaagggaattcgctcagtcgtgtccgaccctcagcgaccctatggactgctgccctccaggctcctccgtccacgggattttccaggcaagagtactggagtggtttgccattgccttctccaaggaagtccctaggtgtttttaaaagagaatgagaaaaaggagagagaagggagtgagcaggggctcagtagagtcagggaatttaaaaaattacaaataggaAGGAGGGGTTGGGTCAAGGTGGAAAATATCTGGGTTTTCTAACTGGTGCTTACGAGATTAGGCTCCTACCCTCCCACACAGGCTTGAGGCAGAGGCCCTATGTCCAGGTGTTGGCTGGAACAAACACTGAATTCTTTTGACAGCCTTGAGTTTTCTCAGGCTATGTAAGAAGGGGAGGTTATGGTCATCCTCGAGATGCAGTCTTGAGTTGTTCAAAACTATGTTAGTGTTTTTATGTTAGTTGTTATTCAAGTCAGCGTGAGCCAAGGTTGACACCTGGTTGACgagggctcagaggagcctggctagagTTTCATCAAGAAGAGAATCTTTGTCAGCTTCCAAAGCAGAAGATGTGTAATTGATGACTTTCTCCAGGGTCACAGACAAGTTTTAGATGATCTTCATCTGGACCCTGGGCAAGAGTTCCCCTAGTCTGAGACTTCAGCttcagtcaaataaatgaatggttATTCTGCATTCTAGAAGTTTatcatgaaatgaaatgaaacatatAGTGAAGACAGATGGTAAAACAATAAGCATATGGTAAGACATAGCCAGTATTTTTTGATTCaagtttcaaagaaaagctaGTATTTCTCTCTGTTTCATTAAAACCTGGATAAATGTACGCAATGAGCAGGAAGCAACCTTttgtatctgtttctttttgattCAGCATGGAAAGAAAACTTGTGTCCTTATCTCCATCCATATCCGCATCAGAAATGGAAACCAACAGCACCTTCAGCGATCACCATAGCAACAGGAACTGCACAGCTGAAGACTTTAAGAGAGAATTTTACCCCATCGTGTACCTGGTAATATTTATCTGGGGAGCCTTGGGAAATGGCTTTTCCATATATGTTTTCCTGCAACCTTATAGGAAGTCCACATCTGTGAACATTTTCATGCTCAATCTGGCTACTTCAGATCTCTTGTTCACAGCCACACTGCCCTTCAGGGTGGACTATTACCTCAGAGGGTCCAATTGGATATTTGGGGACCTGAGTTGCAGGATTATGTCTTACTCTATGTATGTCAACATGTACAGCAGCATTTATTTCCTGACTGTGTTGAGTGTGGTGCGTTTCCTGGCAACCGTTCACCCCTTCCGGCTCCTTCATGCCACTAGCGTCAGGAATGCCTGGATTGTTTGTGGCATCATATGGATCTTTATCATGGCTTCCTCAACAACGCTTCTGAACAATGGCTCTGAGCTGAAGGGCAATGTCACGTTGTGCTTGGAGCTGAATCGTAATAAAGCTCCTAAACTGAAGACCATGAACTACATTGCCTTGGTGGTGGGCTTTCTGCTGCCCTTCTGCACACTCAGCATCTGCTACATGCTGATCATTCGAGCTCTGTTGAAGGTGGAGGTCCCAGAATTAGGGCTGCGGCTTTCTCACAGGAAGGCATTGACCACCATCATCATTGCCTTGGTCATCTTCCTCCTGTGTTTCTTGCCCTATCATATACTGAGAACCCTCCACCTGCTCCAGTGGAAGGCGGATATATGCAGAGACTCGCTGCATAAAGCTGTGGCCATCACACTGGCTTTGGCGGCAGCCAACAGCTGCTTCAACCCTTTGCTTTATTACTTTGCTGGGGAGAATTTTAAGGACAGACTAAAGTCTGCACTCAGGAAAGATCATCCACAGGAACCAAAGTGCAGCTTTCCTTTCTGTGTGTGGCTGAAAAACGAAACAAGAGGGTAAGGGGTTCTTGGGCGAGGCTGTTCCTACGTCTTGTGTCCACCTTCATTCACATGTGGTCTCCAAAAGACCATCTATTTACACCATTCCCAACAAAGGTTGATTCCCAAGATTTAATTGACCATGATTTTATTATAAGACCTACTGCAAATTTTTCATTAGGTGTATCTTCAGTGTTTGAGCCTAAATAAGGAGTACAGCAGGAAAAATCCCCGTTAGAGTCTTGCAACCAGAAATGTCAGACTGGGAGAATATGCTGAGCACAGTGGCTGCTGCTTCTCATCAAATTCTGTATCAGTCATATCTCTGGCCCACTAGGCATTCTAAATGCTTAGTTTTAAGACAACCCCAACGTTTCCAGCTTCTCTTGTTCCTCGTCCTTCTTCAATctcctgttgttattgttgttcagtcattatatatctgactctttgcgaccccatggactgcagcatgccaggcttccctgtccttcaccaactcccagagtttgctcaaattcatgtccattgagtcagtgatgataaccatctcattctcctgagatacagccaattaacaaagctattggaggccCCAGAACAGATAAGAAAAGCATCCTTAGAATTCAGGGGAAAGATTGTGAAGAGGAAATCTGCCCTCTAACAAAGCAAAGTCAAGGTCCCCAACAAGAACTGAGGGGAGAAAAACGGAGAGAAGCCCTGGGacaagagagaaaggggaaaaagaattTCATTTTGCACTAGGAGAGGATTTctagtgcaaaatgaaaatccaAAGGCAAAAGCTATGCCTTTCTCTTGTCAGGGGCTTAGGAAAGACAGGAAAATTAGGAGAAGGATGCGGGGCATTGCCCTCGGGGTGGAGGGATTATGTGCAGAATAGGAAAGAAGGGGATCAATTTTACTCTTGAGATTTGGGTTCAGGCTGTTTACTGCAGTTCTCATCCTACAAGTTAATCCATTTGGATGGGATAAACCTCCAGAATAAAGGAGATGGTGCTAAGGGTTTGGTTGGGCACTCAGAGAGAGGGTAAGCTGGAAGGCAAGTTACAAAGATTGTGGTACCCCTGAAATTCTATGAAATTCGATGAACATTTGACAGAACATGAGAAGGGTGGCTTTCTTCTGAGAGAGTGTAGAAAAGCACTGGTTTGTGGGAGGCGGGGTCCTGTCTGCCCACTGAAGGAAAACCAAGTCGACTACCTACTGCCACCACCATGACCACTGTACTGTCAACAATCGAGTGCCCTCTCTGTGCTGGGCAGACTGTGCAAGGCactgcactgtgctgtgcttcgtcactcagtcatgtccgactctttgtgaccctgtggactgtagctcaccaggctccgctgtccttggggattctccagcaagaatactgaagtggattgccatgccctcctccaggggattcccaacccagggactgaacccagatctcccacattgcaggtggattctttaccatctgagccaccagagaagcctgtgcaaGGCACTACTCATCCATTAATCCCACTTAACCCTCACACCAAAgccctgtattttcattttacagatgaaggaactaaAGCCCAGAGAAATTAAGAATTTTGTTCAAGTTTATAGAGCTccacaagaattttaaaaacatctgtgCAGAGGGGTTGGCTAGGTGCTTCACCCACCGTTTCCCTGGCAACCCTCCAGGGACATTACTTGACTGTCTTAAGTGAAAGCTTTCTTCCCTCATCAGGTACCTACCCCTTCTTACTCTCatgaaaagactgaaggctgaaGTTTCTCTCTTTGGAATTAGCCCCAAGATAGAgtggagggtgggaaggaggtggtGTTCTGAAACTAGGAAGAGACTGAGGGGAAGTCCTCATAGTGAAGAGGAGCCTCAGAGTTCTTTGGTCACTCAGCTACCAGAATGCTGACAGACACACACCTTATCAAGACACATGCCTGGAGGATCCTTCTACAGGACAGCAGTCAATGACTACTACACATCGGAGAAAAGGGCCAGAACATGAAAAAGCAACAGTAAATGAGAGGGTAGATAGAAACATTTTCAGTATAAAAGGTCTCAACATTTTCAACACCTTTGCATTTTTTAACAGAACCCTACAGGAGAGTTTGCTTTCCAAAATAAGAGAGTAAACCAAGATAAAGGAAAACATGACATCTAGAAAGCAGAGACTCCAACACAggataaagatgaagaaaattccTAGGATGTTGGTGTGTAGCAGAAAAACAAGAAATTGATTGATTTACACGTGTTGGAGAgatttatgtcttttttggatAGCGTGGGATGAACTGGTAAAAATACACAGGAAAATAAGCAAGTTAAAAGAGAAAGCAATTATTAAATACTAGGGGGAAAGAAACTGATGTTcaagaatggaaataaaaccatagTACACTACATGGTTCAGCTGTGAACAATATTTACATAGAGAATATAAATAGCAAAATACTGTGGTATAATTTTTTTCAGGAAATGAGGGAGAGAGGTTGTGTATGTGGAGGGAGGGGTATAAGAAATCTATGGCCCTTATCACAGAAAATGCATAATAACTAAAGCTAAAGAATGATAACTACctgtataaaaatgttatttaacaaTAGAAGCTAAAGTGCAgaataaacagtaaaaataattgaTAGGATTGCCTTTGGAGAGAAGTTGGATATGGGAAGGTAGGGTGgggatttctcttttccttttaataactATTTAACTGTCTAACTTGTGACTATGTAttgctgaaataaaataaaaattaagtcaaaattaaaatttaaaattagaattaatttttccttaaaaaataaaaaagacaaggaagaaaagaaaggctaccAGAAATGGAAATTGAAcactgagagaagaaaggaaagaagaaaaggagtacatttgGATCTGGGCCCCACCCAGCCTTGCCATGCAATGGAAGTTCCATTTTGAGATAAGGGGAGTCTGGGGTCAGGGGTGATTTGGcatgttagaatttttttttagttacaaGTAACAGAAAACCCAACTACAAGGGTTTAAACAGTCACTATATTACATAACTGAACCATACAAAGGAAAGCTGGGCTTCAGGTCCTATTCAGTCAGGATGTCTATGAGGCTTCCTCTTCAGGTTTGGGCTTGGTCCCAAGGCTGAATCACCTCATGGAAACAAGCTGATTGCAAAACAGCCAGGGGCTGCATGCTGCCTTACTTGTatccaggaaagtgaaagtgaagtcgctcagttgtgtccgactctttgctaccccatggacaccaggctcctcggtccacgggattttctaggcaagagtactggagtgggttgccatttccttctcaaaaaaaaagaaaaaagaaatagtatcTCCTGCCCAAGTCATCTAACAAAATCACCAGCTTCCTTCTGATAGACCTACTCAgattacatgggcttccctggtggttccatgATAAAGAACacccctgccaatacaggagacccagattcgatccctgggttgggaagatcccctggagaaggaaacggaaacctactctaatatttttgcctgggaaatccctcggacagaggagcctggtgggctacagtccatgggctcaaaaacaagtcagacgtgactct
The sequence above is drawn from the Bos javanicus breed banteng chromosome 12, ARS-OSU_banteng_1.0, whole genome shotgun sequence genome and encodes:
- the CYSLTR2 gene encoding cysteinyl leukotriene receptor 2; this translates as MERKLVSLSPSISASEMETNSTFSDHHSNRNCTAEDFKREFYPIVYLVIFIWGALGNGFSIYVFLQPYRKSTSVNIFMLNLATSDLLFTATLPFRVDYYLRGSNWIFGDLSCRIMSYSMYVNMYSSIYFLTVLSVVRFLATVHPFRLLHATSVRNAWIVCGIIWIFIMASSTTLLNNGSELKGNVTLCLELNRNKAPKLKTMNYIALVVGFLLPFCTLSICYMLIIRALLKVEVPELGLRLSHRKALTTIIIALVIFLLCFLPYHILRTLHLLQWKADICRDSLHKAVAITLALAAANSCFNPLLYYFAGENFKDRLKSALRKDHPQEPKCSFPFCVWLKNETRGTLQESLLSKIRE